A stretch of DNA from Anopheles ziemanni chromosome 3, idAnoZiCoDA_A2_x.2, whole genome shotgun sequence:
CCCAAAATTCCATACCGTTCTTTAcgtacatattttttatacatatACATGCATATAAAAAGTATACAGAATAAAACTATCGACAGACAGTCTTAATGcattttatgtaaaaagtgtattTCATGTAGATCGTATAGATGTGAGTTTAAGACTACATAATTTCAGGAACCgtgattaaatatttttcttaaaaactTTGTGTTGTGTTCGCGATTAATGCTATGTACATGTGTGTGGTTGCTTGCTTCCTCTATTGTTCCGTTGGTGGCTCTTCTAGTTCAATTTTTGGCTCCGATATGATATGCTGCTTGATTAGAGACGCTCCGTTTTGCATTTCATGGATATGGCGAGGCGGAAAACCTCCTTCAGCTAGATGTAAGTTAAGTGCCTCCTCGTAGGTCCTATCCACCTCGTACTTTGACTCGAACGGTACGTCATCGGCGCTAGCTCCTTCCTCGGCGACCGCATCCTTCAGTGTCGCAAAGATTCGCTTCATGCGCAACACTTTGTCCGCCTTGCCCACGTATCGGTACATCTGCTTGATGGCTTTATCGAACACAGGATCCAGCTTGGTCGCGTGCTCGTCATCCGGTTCGAAGAACACATTCGTGCCGAAGGCGCTTTCGTACGTTCCGCGGTACACCTCATCGTTCACCTGAATGATGGGATTTTCCGAATCGAGTCCGATCATCTTGATGTGCGTGTTGCCCGGGTGCGGATCGTCTTCCAGCTTGAGCAGCATATCGAAATCAACCAGCAGCATCATTTCCTCCTCGTAAaagtcgtcttcgtcgtcaccGGGGAACGGTGCGTGTTCGTATGGTAGATCTTCCAGGCTTCCGCACAGGAAATGTGGGGCTACTTTTTCCTCGATAAAAGCTTCACCGTCACCGTCGCACATCATGGCTAAAAAATGCAGTGCTTTATTCAATCAATGCTGAAGACCTGAAACAATCGCAGCCGGATTTGTGGACAGtgtattttgtttacattcgaaTGTTTTCTTTAGAGTGCTTGACAGTTCGTCGCTTTGAACTGTCATAATAGAAAAAGGTATATTTTTCTGCGTGTCTTTGACACATTGTGTCGACTTTTTCAATAACTAGAAAATATGGAAAGATCTATTTTTACACAAAGTTGTATGTCTTGAAAAGACTTTTCATTTGAGGAGTCACATGCTCCAATCGATTTAGCGATcataaagttattaacaaatttgttatttcagcagaaaacaCTAACCAAGGTTTCTGTACCTACGCCTCAGAATTTCATAAACTTAGAATTACGGAACAGTCTTTGTTGCACAGAGGTATCTGTCTTCAAAAGACCTAATATTGGCCAAtccactaaaaagttattaacaaattagctATTTCAGCCATTTATAAGGCAGCTTGGTTGTTCAAATTGAATTCGACGGATTCGACGATTCATCAACTGTGGCACTCGCTTCTAAGAACCTTGGTCATTCAACAAAGCTACCAACTTGTCAACTCTGTGACAGCGTTCATCAcagatcaagtcagaatcgaatcaaatcgagtcccaaacaaatcaaaacagattcgagtcctaaacaaatcaaatcagattcgaatcccaaacaaatcaaaacagattcgaatccaaacaaatcaaatctgattcgagtcctaatcgaatcaaatcttgagaatccgtcaaaagggattcgaatctttagaatccgtcaaatgggatttgaatctttagaatctgtctagggatcgaatctgcgaatcttccgaatcacgattctgccaacactagaaaaaacccacaaataaaatagaaaaaagagaaCGAATAGACTATCCTAGTGCAGCGAGAAGGGAAAAAGCGAGCACCGTTCCCTGCCGTGCGCCGTTGTGGTACCGTGAAGACgaaagacgacgacgacaacgagaaGAGAGCGTGTCCACCTCAGCGAGGCACCCCGTGCCGTGTTTCCCTTTGTCCGTAGCACCCGATCGAGCCTGTGATTCCTGTCCCGCGGCGGGGTGTTTCAATATCGGTCGGTCCGTCGTTTCGATTCCGTGTTGTCAGATGCAGCGCTCCGAGGCTGTCGATTAAAATCGTGTGTCCTTTGCCCTCGTTTGGTGTCGTTGTCAACGCCGTTGCAGTCGTCAAGTGTAacattgtgtgttttttttcggtccATCCATTCCGTATCGATGGGAAGAAGTTGCTGAACGTCCCAGCGAGAGTGTACTACGCCACTAGTGTAAACTCGCTAGTTCGGGTGTacacgaaggaaaaacaacagaaacatCCACATGCGGAGCGCGTAGTGACCACACACTGCGGAAGGAAGTGAGCAGTAGGCCCTTTCctattctttttcctttccacgaGGACCGGGGAGACGAGACGCAGGTGTTAGGCGCGGTTAGGCCCCGACCTCGTCCGTTCGCCGTCGAAGCGCCGTCAGCCCAGCCAATGCAACCGACCGACGGCAGTGACGACGACGTCGGAAGCACCACGAACGGCGACGTCGGTCGAAGAGGCAACAACAAAGACGAACAGCGATCAAGCAACGGCGTCGCAGAGGGCAGCGGGTTCGCCATGTCCACCAGCTCGATAGACACCCGCATCACCATGATGGAACGGTTGATTCAGAAACCGACCCCGCGTactccaccgccaccgaccCTAGCGCTACCCGGTTCCTCGACGCCCGGAGCGAACCGTTTCAATCGCACCGGAAGTGGTGGCATGGGTGGGGGATCTGGCCGTAAGCATCCAGAGCAATGATTCCCATCTGACAACCGCACCGGCTTTTAACACTGTTTGTTTCCCCCCCATTGCAGCTAATCGGCCTACCTTGGACCTTCATCTTCCCATCCAGACCGGGACTCGGCGGAGCGAATCGGAACTCAAGTTTCAAAAGATCGTTGACAAGAGTGGCCTGCTGAAGATAAACGAAAAAATCTACCGAACACAGCTGGCCGACCTGGACGATTTGGGTGAGCTCGGGAACGGCACCAGCGGGCATGTGGTCAAAATGCGACACAATCCGAGTGGCGCCATTATCGCCGTGAAGgtaacgaaatgaaaaacggGGTCAAGGATGGGTTTCAATGGTTCTATTTGTGAATTGTTTTGGTCACGTTTAGCAAATGCGACGAACCGGCAACGATGAGGAGAACAAACGAATCATCATGGATCTGGACGTGGTGCTCAAGTCGGAGAACTGCAAGTACATCGTCAAGTGCCTCGGATGCTTCATCACCGATGCGGACGTGTGGATCTGCATGGAGCTGATGACGACGTGCTTCGACAAGCTGCAGAAAAAGTCCAAAAAGCCCGTGCCGGAAGAAATCCTCGGCAAGGTGACGGTGGCGACGGTGCGCGCCCTGGCCTACCTGAAAGACAACCACCGTGTGATCCATCGGGATGTGAAGCCATCGAACATCCTGATCGACGATCGGGGGAACATCAAGCTGTGCGATTTCGGCATCAGCGGTCGCTTGGTCGACTCGAACGCACGGACCCGTTCGGCTGGGTGCGCCGCTTACATGGCGGTAAGGGCAATTCCACTTCCTTACCATGCAAAAGAGCCAAGCCCTTTGTgacctttttccctttgtgttcTTTTAGCCCGAACGAATCGATCCAGCGAAGACCGTGTACGACATCCGTGCCGACGTGTGGTCACTCGGCATTACGCTGGTCGAGCTGGCCACCGGTGTGTTTCCCTATCGTGGCTGTGTTACCGACTTTGAGGTGCTTACGCAGGTGCTCACCTCGAAGCCACCACGGTTGCCCGAGGACCAGAACTTTAGCCCCGAGTTCCGCGACTTCGTGCAGCTCTGCCTGCGCAAGGACTACCAGGAGCGCCCAAAGTATCCGGATCTGTTGCGGCACGCGTTCCTGCAGCGCGCCGAACATGATGCCAACATCAACGTGGGCGAGTGGTTCCGCAGTGTGGCCGTCAGCTGTGGCATCCAGCTTACTTCCACTCCATCGCAGATGGCATCACACACGAACGTCAACAACACTTCTGTTGCCTCGTCTCCGGGGCCCTGGGTCGGTTCGTCGGACCAAACCAGGTAAGCAAACCTCCGGATCCTCCATTAACCGTTGCCAATCTTCTTCAACCCCTCCTCCTTATCCGTTTCCTGCTCAACGACCTCTACCAACACGATTCGTGTCCCATGCACTTTTCTTCGAGTGTTTGCGTTTTGAAGTTGATTGAAgcgttttagtttgttcaaCCTGCATGCCGTTAgtgttgcagtttttttttgagagTTTAAACCACCGCTCTTTAGTTCCGGTTCCAGACCTGTTCTGCAGCACTGCATTTACTCCCCCTCAGCACAACAACATGCCTCCACGAATTCAGAAGCAAGTTCCCGAGTTGCAATCCGAGTCCAAATGACTATGGTCACTTTGTTCTGCCAATGCTGGAGATTGAAGTTAAATCAAACTTATTCCTTACCCTCACTAGTCTAATAACGTCTAATGAACTCTTACTAATATTCAAAAACCAGTTGAATCGCCCGTCGCACCACTGGAGTGGTCCTTTCTTCCCTTCGGTTTTACTAGAAATCTAGAAGTACACTCCTTCCCTCTTCCAGTAAGACTCCTCTGATACATTCGTTCAGTACTACATCCCTCCACTTCTTCTTGTTTTCTGTTCCGTTtgccgtttgttgtttgtcgtttgttttacaaattgatttttcttatttgtaGGTAACTATTTCTTtagtaatttttaagttatCCTAAGAGTAAGTATACCACACTTTCCAAACACTTACTATTCACGTTTGTTGCGTTTGTCCTCCTCCATGcttactgttttattttattttattttttcacacaaacacacactcctcATACCTTCCCAGAGAATGTTGTTATTGTTCTGTCCTGTCGTTGTTCTGCTTATGTTTTCTTATCCTGTATATAGTTTTTCGTTGTATTGTTTATCTCTCCTTCGTTTTCTTTCCGCAAACACCTTTAGCAGAatgtcttgtttttttgtttgttttttcttcttttatttttccttcttttgccTTCTTCCGGTAGCTAATAACACTCCTTTTATGCACGCAACATATGCATGGTAGTTCTAATGCACTAACAGATGTACTCACCTTTATTCATGCACCGTAAGCCAAAGGCTAAGTATCACTATCACTATCACAACATCTTTCAACAttacgaagaagaaaaacctcgaagaatttaaatgtttttgtatGAAATGAAACCATTACGTCATTCGCCTGTTAGAGATATATGACTTATGGTTTCGATTATAAGGTCATTGGAAGAAATATGAATTAGTTTTTAATCTGATCTGATCATTGATGATTGAAAGAGCTGAGAACTTGGTTCGTTTTGTCCAACATTCTGAAAACCTTAAGGGAGCTCACGTAATTGGACTACAGCGACACGAGAGAagaatttcatttgaatataGGTCattaaatttgtattttaatgcTTGTAGCGCAGTTTTCACATGTACATGTAAATTGGGAATCAAAATTTTGCGCTCTCTCCTTAGCAAAGTATCTCATTTCCGGCGCACAAGCACAACTGTCAAATTGTATATATCGATGTGGGTTAATGTATTGGATATCCTTTCTACCGTAATGCTAGAGTTACTTAcgcttttcttctgttttttcccccttttcacAATCTCTTTTCCTCGCTACTCGTCTGTCCCGCCGTGCTGTTTCGCTTGAATATCAGAATACCGACACCACTGGGAAGTTTAACGGAAGCGGTCCAGGCACAGTCAAACCAGCAGAAGCAAACCATCGCCATCGCCGCCTCATCGATCCCGATCAAATCGACCGGCAGTGGTCCGGCCACGGTCGCAGCAGTCCCCTCTCCGCATCTGGCCCACGAGGCACCCAATAGCTTCCACAACCTCGGCGGCAgccggcaacaacaacaacacagtcagcagcagcagcaaatacTCCAGAGCAAGCTCAGCAACATTCAGCTTGCGTCGGCCGCCGTAACCGCCAGCGGCGCACCGACGACCGCGGTACAGCCGGCGGCCAGCACATCCTCATCCTACGCGTCTACCTCGTCTTCCCCGGTGCCGGCGTTCGATCCGCGCCGTTCGCCCTCTCCTCAGGCTCAGCGCTACCTATCCAAAATGCAACCACCAAAAAGTGCCATTACTAGCACCAGCAACGCAATCCCGATCGGTGGCCCAGAGCTGGCCCCGAGAAAGTACAAACAATCGCCCTTCTTGTCGCGTCGGACGGCCTCGGAGTATGGCAACGGTAGTCCGAAGAAGGAATCCACCCTCAGCAGCTTGGGGCAGAGCATCTTCAAGAACCTGACGACGTCACCGTTCTCGCAGCGCAAGTCACTTCCAGCGGGCGACTCCAAGCTGACCGTCTCCTCTGCGTCACCCGTCGCCTCCGGGTCCCTCTATGGCACGTCACCGATGCCGGAATCACCCTTCCTGGTGCACAGCAACGGTGCGGGGAGTAATCCTTCCTCGCCCTTGCTGCTCCTCCGGAAAGCGCAACATCACGACCCATCGACCGAACCCGACACTCAGTACAAACACCTGCAGGGAAACACTAGTCCAATAGGTAAGAACACATCGATTGTCAAACCATTGCATTAAATTAACGTATCCTTTTTTGTCCGTTTTAGTTCTTCAGCGATTCTACCACCAGCAGAATCAACTGATGGAGCAACAACGGGAAGCGTTACAACACCAACCACCGCAACCTATCTATGGCAATCATCCACAACAGTTCGGAGCCCCAGGTGCGGGACAGGGGGTTTACACAACCGTGGCCAATGTACAGCAGCCGGGAAGCGGCACCATGCGCTACAGCCCGTTACCTTCCCACCGGACCGTGCACCACGGTGTCCATCCGGTGCTGACCTCGAACCTCCCGCCACAGTCCCACTACCCGCACCATCacgaaccaccaccaccaccttccgGCATTCCCGTCTACCAGCACCACCAGATACCGTCGGGAACGGCCAGCCCGAAACAACACCACAAACCCTCGGGCGGATCGTCCTTCTTTAGTACGTTTAGTCGCGGCATGAAAAGTGCCTCCCGGGGTGACAAAGTAATCGACCGAGGGGGTGTTGGTGGATCGGCCAGTGTGGCCCCGGCACCGACGGCCATGTACGGCGCTACGGCAGCGAACCAGGCGCCGCTCCCCTACCATCAGCACCACTATTCCGGAGCGCCAAACCACGGCGTTCTCAATAGGCACGGGTCGCTGATGAGCAACGGGGAAGGAAGCGGCGCCGGAACGGATGGCCTCAAGGAGCAGCAGGAGCAAGGTAACGTCCCGCACTGGATGTGATAAAGTTGTTAGATGCGCTCTAGATGCGCTTGCATTTTTGCTTGCGTATGGCTTTTTGCAAAAGTTTagcttttttctctttattttatcTCAAGCTTTCCTCCTTCCTGCAGTCGTCTTTACAGTGTTTTACAAATCAAGTCTCAGAATCATAAAATTTCTAGTGCTACATTTCATACTCATTTTTGTTATTGATGCCAAGCATCGTTGGACGGGCCAAGCAATTGTCTGTACATTAATGTTGaaatgtaaaacgctgtatatACAGTGGAATAACTGCTTCTGCAGAGAGGAGAAAGTCGAGAAAACGTTACGTGGCTCATGATAACTAAAAGATACGCTAATTGCTGTCATCATTTTTGCGGTAAGATTATCATCTTGAACCGCACAGTTCAATTTcatcgtttccgtttcgtttccgctCGCACTACTAGCGCACCCATTTGTTGTGGAATGCATTCATTTAgttgtctttttttctctctttctctttcctctTCTCTCTTTGTCTCTCTTAATTctacttgtgtttttttttgtaacgttGTTCCGTTTCATATGCTCGCCGCCGCTATTTTGCCTTCCTCAAACCACTCTCAAACGCCGCGAATGATGATGCGATGGTTACCGCTTGcgtctgttttcttttgtttttggtgaTCATCGGCTTTTCTCTACGCAAATCGCAACCAACCCCCTCGCACACGCAACATCATTCCCATTCAATTGCGCGGCACCAAATTCATCCAAACCGGATCACCCCATCCACCGTCGTACCGATCACATTCGCACGATGTGTGGCACCGGTCCGGgggttcttttgttttgttttgcttccttgGCCGGTGTCCGGCGCGGCTTCCATTTCCACCGGACTTTCCCACCACAACACACAGGCTGGTTCAATTCCATTGCAGGGCTGGCGAAGCGCAGTTTCGCCTCGATCAAGCTGAACCTCGGCAACAACAACGGCACGACGATGACGGGCACGTCCGGCACGTCCAACCTCGGGGACAAGCGCACACTCAAAGAGAAGCACCTCCTCCAGCAGcaacttcagcagcagcagcatcaacagtACCCGGCAACCCATTTCGACCCATTGATGGCCGGAACGGCCGGACCGGGAGCTGGTGTTCCACCTCCGTACGGTTCGGGCATGTTCGTTAGCAGCATGGTGCAGCCTCCTTCCGCGATACCTTCGCACGCGGGACCGATATCGCACGTGCTCGGTAGCGGAACGGCAGATCGTCGCCATCGCAGTCCGGATCCTCCACCGCGGTAAGTACTAGGGGGGTTGAGAGACAAGTCACAGTCCTTTCGGAAGATGTCGTTGATGCGATAATAGACTTCCCTTTCAAAGTCCAGCCAAACGTTTCACaagaaaacattgccgaagcaTTAAACAACACGAAGACGTAATACAATCGGGATAGATGTTttagcagttttttttatttatcatacAAAGACAAATTCATCGATAAATTACTAGAGATGAGTTAATGATGCACGTTGTGTTAAAGCACGTCGTTGTACGTCGCTTTCATAACCGAATACGAAAAAGACAAATTCTCGCAAATTCATCACTAGCAGATGCTACAGCTAAGATTAACCAGAAGCAGagccaaaaggaagaaaacgatAAATTTGATGCAATGATGCAATCATTGATATTTCCAAATGTTTGAATTTCGCTTACTGATAGCACCGACGTT
This window harbors:
- the LOC131288338 gene encoding dual specificity mitogen-activated protein kinase kinase hemipterous-like, giving the protein MQPTDGSDDDVGSTTNGDVGRRGNNKDEQRSSNGVAEGSGFAMSTSSIDTRITMMERLIQKPTPRTPPPPTLALPGSSTPGANRFNRTGSGGMGGGSGPNRPTLDLHLPIQTGTRRSESELKFQKIVDKSGLLKINEKIYRTQLADLDDLGELGNGTSGHVVKMRHNPSGAIIAVKQMRRTGNDEENKRIIMDLDVVLKSENCKYIVKCLGCFITDADVWICMELMTTCFDKLQKKSKKPVPEEILGKVTVATVRALAYLKDNHRVIHRDVKPSNILIDDRGNIKLCDFGISGRLVDSNARTRSAGCAAYMAPERIDPAKTVYDIRADVWSLGITLVELATGVFPYRGCVTDFEVLTQVLTSKPPRLPEDQNFSPEFRDFVQLCLRKDYQERPKYPDLLRHAFLQRAEHDANINVGEWFRSVAVSCGIQLTSTPSQMASHTNVNNTSVASSPGPWVGSSDQTRIPTPLGSLTEAVQAQSNQQKQTIAIAASSIPIKSTGSGPATVAAVPSPHLAHEAPNSFHNLGGSRQQQQHSQQQQQILQSKLSNIQLASAAVTASGAPTTAVQPAASTSSSYASTSSSPVPAFDPRRSPSPQAQRYLSKMQPPKSAITSTSNAIPIGGPELAPRKYKQSPFLSRRTASEYGNGSPKKESTLSSLGQSIFKNLTTSPFSQRKSLPAGDSKLTVSSASPVASGSLYGTSPMPESPFLVHSNGAGSNPSSPLLLLRKAQHHDPSTEPDTQYKHLQGNTSPIVLQRFYHQQNQLMEQQREALQHQPPQPIYGNHPQQFGAPGAGQGVYTTVANVQQPGSGTMRYSPLPSHRTVHHGVHPVLTSNLPPQSHYPHHHEPPPPPSGIPVYQHHQIPSGTASPKQHHKPSGGSSFFSTFSRGMKSASRGDKVIDRGGVGGSASVAPAPTAMYGATAANQAPLPYHQHHYSGAPNHGVLNRHGSLMSNGEGSGAGTDGLKEQQEQGWFNSIAGLAKRSFASIKLNLGNNNGTTMTGTSGTSNLGDKRTLKEKHLLQQQLQQQQHQQYPATHFDPLMAGTAGPGAGVPPPYGSGMFVSSMVQPPSAIPSHAGPISHVLGSGTADRRHRSPDPPPRLNRGQSPLLLQRKLEQLGHAGSPLLNRRPFNSTSPSPPLPPRRGSESVPGSPQHLRTRINYTPEPHRRPYRTTIDQ
- the LOC131288339 gene encoding uncharacterized protein LOC131288339, with amino-acid sequence MMCDGDGEAFIEEKVAPHFLCGSLEDLPYEHAPFPGDDEDDFYEEEMMLLVDFDMLLKLEDDPHPGNTHIKMIGLDSENPIIQVNDEVYRGTYESAFGTNVFFEPDDEHATKLDPVFDKAIKQMYRYVGKADKVLRMKRIFATLKDAVAEEGASADDVPFESKYEVDRTYEEALNLHLAEGGFPPRHIHEMQNGASLIKQHIISEPKIELEEPPTEQ